From the genome of Rhinoderma darwinii isolate aRhiDar2 chromosome 1, aRhiDar2.hap1, whole genome shotgun sequence:
ATATGCCATATTATTCATAGATAGGAGTACCCCCTTTAAAGGGTCACTAGAGGTGAATAATGTGCACCTTGAAGTCCTGTGTATCAGCAATATACTGTCTATGGCCAGGGAGGGAAGGTAACTAGAGCGCTTGCCGTAGCCCCTTAGTGATTAGTGGGGGTTCTCCGAGCCTGGATGCCCGCTATCCACATCCTCTGACTTGTTGAAgtctttttaaagggaacctgttatcTGCTTTTGTCCATCAATCTGCCAGCGCTGTAGGACTATTCCAACCATGTCCTTGTTCTAATCATCAGGTGGCCCATTTTCTTTTCACCATAATAAGTTTAATAATGGTGCGTGCTATATATATAGATGGCATACCCGGAGTCATCAGGGCGATGCAGCAGTGTTGTCTGAGATATAAGCACACTTATTCCTCTGTGATTGACATTCCCCTTCCGTGTTAACCCCAGTGCTAAGTCTGTGAATGATTGGGATGGGGGATGTTAATACAGATGAATAGACCTGTTTACAGCTCTGATGCCCTGTCCAGCATGGTGcactgtacttaaaggggttgtcaaggatCACCAAAAAAAGCGGCCAAGAAGCATCACTTACCTGTTTAATGTGTCGGTGCTCTCTGTTGACGCAGGTGACCTCCCGGAAAACTTGGAGGCTTTCCCCCCCTCTCCATTCTCTGATCTGTTGTGTACAACCTTCTCCCCCTCCCTGCTGCTATTTCTAAAACTGGTATTACACGgcctgagcgccgatcaacgggacggcttattgatcggcgctcatttgctcctttcacaaggtgcgATCgtctgggagggggggggggggtaagttaGTCCGTCAGCAGACTTGGACTGATAGAGCCGAGTTAGGGCCTGGTCACGTCACGTTTTAGCGTGAACATCATGAAAGCTCCcaacgtacatgctaaacgtgcCCATTGTCTGAAGAAATCGGCAGCGCAGCCAGTTATGTACAGGAGCTGCATAGACCGCAAAATAATAGGAAGTTTATAATGAAGACTATtaagaaagttgcttaattttgcttttaggaagcaaatgaacgATAAAAATAAATCTGAGTGCGAAGGTGTCCCTAGTCTTTAACAAGGCCGGGTTATACCTGCCATTCTTCACCGTCAGAGGAGTTCTAATAATGTGAATAAATCAGCCACGTGTCGTGACATCCAGATCTCCACCCGGTCTTGAACTTAGAAGGGACAGGAGATTGGATTATGGATATCTGTAGCTCTCTGGCATCTTACTGCTGAGAAGTATCAACACTCTGTATAACTATTGATAGACCATACCTCCCTATATAATGCCACGGTCCAGACACCAGAAAGCGTGTGGTTACCAAAGGTCCTCCTGCAGACATTGATTCATTTGGAATCTCTGAGAATAAAGCCTTGTGTGCTCTCGTGTACAGTATAGACTTTATAGCAGGCTATGGACACTGTATTTCCGATCCATGCAGCAAGTATCTGTAATACACCCTATGCATAACATCTAAAGGGATGTTTCCGTCTTAGACGTTTATGGCATGTCTACAGGATATACTATAAATTTCTCACAGATCCGGGTCtcgcctctgggacccgcacttatctcccGAATGGGGGATCCCTGACCCCGTCCCAAATTCCTCCTTTGTATTATGACTTTCTTCTGCATCTCCGTGGCTCTGGCCTCCTGAGCTCTCCTAGACACTATTTTCTATTTCTTTGTTAGTAAACCATTGTTTTCTGGATCTCTTAGGTTCTGGAGTGTGGTGTTTGTGAAGACGTCTTCACATTGCAAGGGGACAAAGTACCACGTTTACTTCTGTGCGGCCACACCGTCTGCCATGACTGCCTGACACGTCTTCCTCTCCATGGCAGAGCAATACGCTGCCCATTCGACCGGCAAGTTACTGAACTAggtgatttatttatattttcccccatttttataagccTTTTCAAAATGTATTGGAGAATAATTGAAACCCTGAGTAAttgctaattaaccccttcacaacctccatacggctatatacattccaactgccgatgctccGTGCAGTTGGAATATGTATAAACGTTGACGGCCTTGAGCGGGGGTTAATGAGTGCAGCGCTTCTCTGCTGGGGTTTTAGGAGCCCCGGACTTCacccacccactgtagatagcgccacgcaaaactccctgcagatagcgctatcTAAGCTCgctctaggaacggaatcccccgACCTCTCTCCATCcctgctgtaaatagtgcccccctgtagatagcgccactaggagcggaatcctcggtatCAGATCGCTCTGTCCCGGAGATCCCGCTTCTAGAGagcgcccctgacgtcactgtccaccgtagggctgggcgattaatcaagtTAATTCGATTCATTTGCCATTTCAAGTTGGCAGGATTCTGGATTTGCCCAGAATCATGAAAACGTTACAGGCCCCGTCCCCATAgcaggagagagaaaaaaaaatgctctatTTACAAGCAGACGCTGCACTTTACTGAACTGGAGCGAGAGGACTGGGGTTTGATAAATGTAATGAGTCCAGGGATTGTTTTATGCGGAGTCCCGTTCTCCCGGGCAGCTTCTTAACCCATTCAGTTCCTGCTGCTTTTCAAGTTACCCTTTTATAGCCACCCTATAGCTTCTTAGGCCTTGAAATGCAGCAGGAACTGAATGGGTAAATGGAGTGGTTTTCGTTTTATGATAACGCGGTAGCAGAGAGCAGTGTCGGTGAAGGAGCCTCAGTGCTGGTGATATGCAATGCAGGGGGTTTTCTAGTTCTGTGTAGTACTGCTGGCAATAAACCTAAGACTTGCCACAGTAGTTATGTCCAAAGAGCAGTGATAAATCACATGCAGACTTTGGGcgcaatttatcaacctttctacaccagagaagtaaaaaagggcccaaaagtcacaatttgctgtCCAAAATGTCTGGCTATTGGAGTGGGGcaaaatggtttatttttttgaCTGACCGTCACTTTGGTTTTTGTTGTAATTTACAATTGAATTGATGTGTTCTCTTGTACGGACACGTAGTTCCCTCACCGTTTTGCCAAGTCCGTTAAAGTCAAACATGATTTAAATTGGACTACCCTGAAAGGCTGCGCCCTGTGCCAAATACGCTTGGGTATTAGGAGGGGGAATTTGGACCTGCCACTCCTCAAAAAAGAGAGTGAGTGGATCTTTAATCTGAACGCAGTCAATCCATTTGGACTCCAAGAAAATAGCCAAAACCCAACTTCTCATGGAGTACGGACACCGGGAATTGTTATGTCTTTACCGATTTGGTTCAATCCTTTCCCCTCTCTATACTTAATAAGTACTTTACAATCTGGTGATAATTATTCTAGTGACTTCTTTCTTCTATCAATGGAGACTAATTATGTTTGATTTCAAGAACAAAACCCTTCTGATTAATAATGGACACTCTTATGATGGGTTTTGATAAGCGCTTACTATATGCATATAATGTTACTTGATCCTTGACCTAAACATGGTACTCTAAAATAGAATAATTCTCttatttaactggttcccgaccgctggctgtgtttttacggccagcggtcagggtccttaaaacccgagccatagactttttacggctcgggttttaacttgctgcccgcgcgatcgggcagctgaatgtcgggtctccggctgtcagtgactgccggggaccctgaggagaggatagaagcagctttcgctgcttctgtcttctccgatgtctttttacacagcgctcaatgaacgctgtgtataggaatagagacagcagcagcggcgctgtctattcctcccggtgatcatgtgactggtcacatgatcgccgggtgccattactgacagactgctgctgggtcttactagacccagcacagccctattagtgacaatcgtcactatgagagggctgatttcccctgtaactgggactgctgtgcagctccagttagtggaaaagatggtgtaaaagaaagaaaaaaaatgtataaagttCCCcagaggtcttttttgacctttgagggacagacaatagtaataaaaaaatagtaaagtaaagtgcaaaaacattttttataatagaTACACATAaagtacccaccccaaaaaaaaacgttccccccccaaaacccccccccccccccgccaatcattgttgtaacgctagcgctgacccaattaccctaatatagacatgtaatatattaaaattcacggtagacaatgacgatcacaaataaaaggtctattttagggtaaaactatgttattaccaaaaaaaaatagctgaaacttaaaaaaaaattattttttttttactattttcaaactttatgaataaaattctaaaatagcaaaaaaggtgtgtataaaaaaagaaacctgcattgtctacggaaaaaaagtcgcaaaaatcacgtcgttagcccaacaaataaaaaagttatagccgtttaactaacacgtgctaaaaagggctaaacggtgtctgttcctgaaggcgcaaaataggccgttcctgaactggttaattcaGTTACTCACTGCCTTGACATAAATTATACATCAACTTATGCTTTAGACTTTCTGATTGACTGTCTGAGTGGCCAATCCATTTtgaccctatttatagggcagtgtaatggcggtcccccacccctagaagaagccagaatgctggtgaAACGTGCATCGGGTGCTCACTAATTTTAATATTCCAATGTGCAATAAAATGGCCTCTAGCTACGTACAACCTATTAATGAACTATCAGCTGTCCTGTACATGTGCAAGTGAGATTTAGCGCAACCTCGCTTGGCTCTATCCGGGCGGGGGGAGCGTGATTCGGCGCTCACCTGCTTGCGCTGTCTGTGGGAACCTGAGAGCAACCTCCGGCATCCCACACCGGACGGTCTCTCCTTCATCGCCGTCCCAGTTTTGCCTGCTGGGACGCCACTGCAACCGACTATACGTCCGTGGTCCAACCGGCCGGGCACAATCCAGCGAGAATCTCTCGCCCCTGCCGCCTTGCAGTACCGGACTACACCAGCCGCTCTGCTGACCTAAGCAGGGCACCGCTGCGGGGGTCTGTTTAGTCTGGACTGTAGCCAAACACTCCGGACGCTTGTCCTGCATCGATGCCTCAGCTCTGCCTCGCTGGGGCGCCGCTGCCTTATTCCTTTTGGAGTGGTCGGGCATTTGCTCCAGtccagaaacccccccccccccacccacaatGCTGCTCTGCTCTAACTAGGGAGCACCGCTGTGGGAGACTCCACTGTCTGGACCTTATTTAGACAGTGCTGCATGTCAATAGCACAGCAAGAACGTGCTattcttagggcagattcagacgaacgttgtgtttttgcgcgcgcaaacaacgcggcgttttgcgtgcgcaaaaaacatttgacagctgcgtgtgtcatctgtgtatgatgcgcggctgcgtgattttcgcgcagccgccatcatagagatgaggctagtcgacgcccgtcactgtccaaggtgctgaaagagctaactgatcggcagtaactctttcagcaccctcgacagtgaatgccgaacacaatatcgagaaacctgttaaaaaaaaaaaagaaagttcgtacttaccgagaacttccctcccggccgttgccttggtgacgcgtccttggtgacgcgcctctcgacatcgggccccacctccctggatgacgcggcagtccatgtgaccgctgcagcctgtgcttggcctgtgattggctggagctgtcacttggactgaattgtcatcccgggaggtcagactggaggaagaagccgggagttatcggtaagtcagaacttcgttttttttttttacaggttcatgtttattgggattggtagtcactgtccatggtgctgaaacagtttaactctttcagcaccctggacagtgactatctcctgacgtcgcgtaccggaaatttttttgccgggttcggccaaaacgagttcggccaaacccggtgaagttcggttcgattgtccgggttcgctcatctcaaagacactccatctggatgtttggaaacagaaaagcacgtggtgcttttctggttacattcatccttttgacagctggtgcgctgtttcagtcggttcgcatggaagtgcttccgtgcgacctgcgtggttttcacgcacccattgacttcaatgggtgcgtgatgtgcgaaatacgcggagatattgaacctgtcgcgttttgtacgcagcgaacaaacgctgcgcacaaatcacgcactgtttgaactgccccattgacttctatagggctgtgcgtggcgcgcgaaaaatacgcggcctgcacgaaaatcacgctcgtgtgaatccccccttattgtGGTTACAGTGCCAGTGACATACACGTCACACTGTTCATTTGGCCTACAGGTGCctctgggggtcactcacacataaccaATTTCACTAATTGGAACTTATATTACATATTGTCTATTTTaatcaaataaataaaagttatatattacaaGACAATATAATTACCTAGGCGGTGCACACCAAATTGTTCAATCTTTCACATATTATACGTGTGATTGGTGGCCTCCTATTCTTTACCTTACACtgctttacatgggcactgtggcattatatgggcactacctacaggggcactgtggtactagttACAGTGgcattgcgtcactatctacgtgggcactggtgttttcaggtggatacggtaaaaaaaaaaaaaaccctaacagaatcaatttttttttttttttttctaacgtcCGTGAAAAATTGATGGCAAATGTCTGTGAAAGACggtcgggaaatggattcaaattttgagacacattgatgcaaaacagccatgaaaaagtgACCATTGATCCGTTAACTGCCCTTTTTCTCACATtgcgtgaatatagccttatagacCTCTTATCTGCTCACAGCGATCCATggtgactgtgtgtgtgtgtgtgtgtgtgtgtgtgtgtgtgtgtatatatatacatacacacaaaaaagatgtggtgtttttttttttccccacattttttagtgatttgtctgctcctaATAAAAATTGAAAACGGAATTCATTAAACTAATCTAAAAAATGGAAGCCTCATGTCTTGTAAAATTAGTTGTGATATTTAAACCGGTTGCGAAGATATTCTCGTTTAAAGaaatgcatatcagaaatggaaaatttgacctggacacgggtATCAATGACCTTGGTCGTGAAGCATTAGCTAGCATTAAGCTTCAAAGGgggtttgtctcatgaagaacCGTCATTCTTTTAAATAGAAGGTGGCCTGACGATCATCTGATCACGTGGGTCCAGATACCCCAACTCCGATTTGCTGCAATCACCGGGGGTAGCCATGTTCCCTAGGTGGAAGGTAGTATTACAAACTGGATGGGTTGGACGTATCAGAGAAAGAGTTGCTCTAGCATAGCAGCTGTCTGTTGTGGCTCATAGGGAAGGAAGCGATGCTGATCAGgagacattcccccccccccccctctatgaaaTCTATATGCCCTTAATGCAAAAATAGTTACTGTTTCTACCAGTGGAATACCCTCCTTATCTGCCTGTGGACAGGTCACTGCTCATTAGAAAGTCACTTGACGTCTGTATCTCCCGGCTCTGTTATTGGCAGTTCAGTTTACTTCATGGGAATGATAGTGTATGTTTACAGACGCCCTCCCTCCCTTGCCCTTGGATCTGTTCTGTTACAAATGAGATGCAATATTAGGGAATGAAATACTCAAATGATACAGTTCAGGACGGAAACGCTCTAAAATACTTTGAGGCGTAACAGTAACTTTGCTAAGTTTTCAACCAGACCTCAATGAAAAGTAAGTTACTCAGTAAATGTCTAATTATTAAGACCTtcctttataaataaaaaaaatatattctattttatAAACAGGAGATTCTGGTGTTTGGGGACTAAAGAAAAACTTTGCTCTACTGGAACTGCTCGAGCGACTGCAAAATGGTGCAAGTGGCCAGAGTGGATCCTCTGAAGAAACCGTAGGAGGATATGGAGAGGTATACCTGAGCTTTTGTGGTCATGAAAACGTTTATTCTGTAAATTAATTGGTTCCTGGACAGCAtgtgaatgtatgtgtgtgtgtgtgtatatatatatatatattcgaaaGAGGAGGCATATGTATGTCCCATGGTTACCTGGTTATCTGACTCATGTTTGCACAGTCACAACTGGCACTACCATCTTCAGCGTAAGGACACATGCACACATTATATGCGGAGTTGCCATGCAGATTTTCCtacagcaaatccgcagcgtaatacaggacAAACCAATTAATCGAGATTTCAATTAATCTCAGTGCATATTATTATCTGtagcatgtccatttatctttTGTTTTCGTCTCAGAATTGCTTCCGACAACTCTGTGTATGTGTCGCTCtatggcatcatttacacgagcgtaatatacgcccgcgcgacgcgcgtgcttttcacgcgtgtcgtacgcacctatattagtatatgagacagtgcgtgaatttttcacagcgcgagtgcgttgcataaaactcacgacatgtcttatattcgtgcttttttttttttgtgcatcacgcacccattgaagtcaatgggtgcgtgaaaaacacacatGACACACGGAAGCTCCTGCGTTGTATGCGCATTTTTCAcgtatcacttgttatgtccatgaaaaaccgTTTATAAAGCTGGGCCAAactagcacaaaccaggaagttctTGAGTTTCCTCTGCGAGTGGGCCAGACTGAAAACTACACACGGAGGACTGCAGGCATGCGACGTGGGATGGACGTCGAGAGGCTTATCAGCCTGGTGCGGGAGAAGGGAGAAATCTGGGACACCCACGCGGAGTCCTATCACAACCgcacggccaaggaggacgcctgggaggagatAGCCCAGGCGCTGTTTGGGTCCGAATGGGAGAGCAGCAGGACCCGCGGCCGCACTAGGATGGGTGAGTACATGTCTTTATAAACTATGCAATGTCCCCCCTATTGAAGTAGTGTGTCCCAGTCTGTGTCTTTAGCTAAATGCCCAACTTTTTGTGTTGCTGACGCATCGCCGTGTAGCATGTAATTTGCTGTGTAGGGCCCCTCATGTATTTTAGGGCCGATTTCTTTGTGCGTTACCGAAATGTGTgaccatgtatttgtttttcatccTACAGTCCAGGATGTAAAAACCTGCTGGCGGAGCTGTAGGGACCAGTTCCGCCGTGAGATGGGCGACCGAGGCAGAAGTGGGTATGGGGCTTCCCAAAAGCGGCCCTATAAGTACACGAAGCAcctgatgttcctcaaggacatcaTGGTGATGCGTTCGTAAGTAAATGTGCTATTGCATGCGTAAAATGTTTGTTTGCACAGGTCATGTTCGCCATCCTGCTTTTTTGGGCAATGATCACTATTGGTTTCTCATTATGTTTTCCAATtacagaaccaccgacaatttgaacGACACGGAGGAGGAGAGTGACATGCCAGAGTCTGTGCCGCAACCTCCCAGCAGTCGAGTGGTGTCCCTTACCCCGGAGCCAACACCCCAGGACCCGGCCCCAGTAGAGTCGGCCCCTGCCGTACTCTCTCCGCCTGAGAACTCCCCCCGGGGCCAACCACCAAGACGCCGACGCAGTCAGCAGCCAGACGCCGGGGCCACGGTGGATACTCTGGTACTGGACTACCTTCGGCGAGCGGCCGACCAGGACGGGCAGGACTTCTTTGCCCGGGCAATTGTTCCCCTGCTGCGGAGGGTCCCTGAGGATAGGATGGCACGCCTTTACTCGGCCATCATTACCCTTATAGATTGCGCAACACCCCCCCACAATCCCAACCACTGCTTCACAGCGATCGAGCAGTGGCGCGGATTCGCCGTGGCTAACACCACTTCCAATCTCCCAGCCCCATACCACCCACCCACCCCTAGCGCACGGCCTCACCCTTATTACCGACCCATGGCTCCCCCTTTCCCTGGGCCAAGTTACCAGGGCCATCAtccgcaccactatgctggagaggaACACCCTCCGCAGCtccatggccagcatagtggtgctgaaatgcccgcatacttctccccgggccaccactaccagCACTTGTAAAAGTGCCTGTGTGCTGTTCGGAGCAACGCACATTAGTGAAGGGCTCTATAGTCTTCCCACATACGTTTAACACCATGTTCGtgtgtcatttattttcttttgttgTGTTCCTTTGCACCTCTTGTTTGCTGTGCATTCTAAACAGTAAAACCAGGTTGTTGACAGTTGCAATTgcgtggtgtgttttttttttttttacacccctcCACACAATGATTTGCGCAAATGTATTTTACTgtacactcacacactgctggGCTTGGCCCAAAATTCTTGCACACGTTctatgaggtattagttcatctttaggggtttgccattgtttgCAAGAGATGTGAACGTTGGCGTTCTGTCATGTGACAATAGCCACACAAAGGACAGTCGCGATTTGAGTCGCCTAACTTTTGGCCAACCATCATTCATTCTCATGAAAACAGTTTCAGGAATGGCAAATGGCACGATCAAACcccaacagatgtaagctcgcaacccacgtcaatggtcctcatgtattgcgagtccctaacactacACGCCCCTAACATAAAACAGcaaacactggccacttgggacctgtggacagaaaaagcaaaaaaatatgcAACCCTTTAAATTACATCAAgcccccatggtgcggctcctgatgggatctcaaaatatgccgccaaactaTCCTGCACTCAAAGTCCGGATGTGAGAGATCTCCCTAGAGGAATAGCCGGGACAGTGTCGCTGGTGGCTGCATGTGTTcgtatatattctgcatcaaaggtagcatcatgaatgcggcagaagttatgcagaacgacacacgcttgtatgacacgtgtcacattctgcggggacaattgcattgtagacagaaagacccgccacctgttcgacataatgccaaaggcacattccacacatcttcgagctcggcataggcggagattgaacatgcggcgacgctcatccaagccccttcttgcaaaaggccgcattacttgccttgtcagggcaaacccctcatccgcaacgatgacatatgggattggtgggccgctggagccagcgaggatggaaggttccggcaccgccagtcgattattcacaaGTCGTttacccattcttgatgaacgaaatatgcgggcatcagcagagcttccaaaCGACCCAATGTCAAcaattgtaaaacaataattTGTGTCTGCCAAGGcaaacaataccatagaaaaaaaactgtagttatagtatcgcgagccactgcgtgggggcttcttcacacgaatgtgtttgccgtctagggcaccaatacaattaggaaatCGAGTTGCTTGAATAAATCCCTCTGAAATTCGTAGCCACTGTTCtgacgtgggctgaggcatgaccgtggtctttaaccccttaaaaggaatgtgttgccagcaaaacatgtttatttttttttagttaaacaattagtgtgtaggtgattaaacattgttctaattttttttatttttttcacgagttaggaaatattataaattggattcaatttataatatttcccagcactggtccctagatggagcaattcccaaaattgcagcattgcatgtggtaaagcaaccacattgctttatgctgcaaaattgggaaaaaatccctcgctttagtgagctctcagaatcccccctcctttatcccggctagtgccgggagaaacgaggggtttgaacggtctaacctcctacactgtttgtcgccattttttgagctaacacacagtgtagaaggtttacatacagtagtaaacacacactgaaacacgaacatacatagaaatcacttacctgctccagtcgccgccgctccctagggtccgtctgctgccgctgctccatgtgcacaagtccggaagccgcgaccggaagtagtaatcttactgtccggccgcgacttccggtccacaggaaaatggcgccggacggcgcgcatttcaaattggactgtgtgggagcggcgcatgcgccgttcccacacacacggcgtacaccatagttgatggaacgggccccgttcggagtccctatgggactggagctgccgtattccatgtctgtatgtgtcgttaatcgacacatacagaaatggaaaaaaaaatggcagcccccatagggaagaaagagtgtaaaaatagaaaaaagtaacacacaaacacacaaatataaacgtttttaataaaaccttaacataaaactgatataaaaaaaaaaaatttggtgacactgttcctttaatgatcaggccattttgcgcgttaatgaccaaggattattttttgttttttgacggtcgcattccaagagtcgtaactttttttttattccgtcggcatagccgtataagggcttgttttttgcgggacgagttgtgttttgtaattgtaccatttttagatgctaataatatatcgattaacttttattaactttattttaggagagaattgaaaataagcagcttttccagcattgattttcacgttataaatttacgccgtttactatgcagcgtaaataacatgttcactttattctatgggtcggcacgattacggggataccaaatatgtaaaggttttatatgttttcctacgtttgcacaataaaaacccttttagaaaaaaattacttgtttttgcatcgccgcattccaagagatgtaaagtttttatttttctgtctatgtgggcttgatttttgcgggccaatgtgtacatagttacatagttcggctgaaaaaagacacatgtccatcaagttcaaccaagggaagggaaaagggaaggaaaaatttctacacataggagctaatatttttttgttctaggaaattatctaagccttttttaaagccatctactgtccctgctgtgaccagctcctgcggtagg
Proteins encoded in this window:
- the TRIM23 gene encoding E3 ubiquitin-protein ligase TRIM23 isoform X3, whose amino-acid sequence is MAVAASAAVNRHSSAGRMEGISRQSRTGPGGTVKVLECGVCEDVFTLQGDKVPRLLLCGHTVCHDCLTRLPLHGRAIRCPFDRQVTELGDSGVWGLKKNFALLELLERLQNGASGQSGSSEETVGGYGELGQTSTNQEVLEFPLRVGQTENYTRRTAGMRRGMDVERLISLVREKGEIWDTHAESYHNRTAKEDAWEEIAQALFGSEWESSRTRGRTRMVQDVKTCWRSCRDQFRREMGDRGRSGYGASQKRPYKYTKHLMFLKDIMVMRSTTDNLNDTEEESDMPESVPQPPSSRVVSLTPEPTPQDPAPVESAPAVLSPPENSPRGQPPRRRRSQQPDAGATVDTLVLDYLRRAADQDGQDFFARAIVPLLRRVPEDRMARLYSAIITLIDCATPPHNPNHCFTAIEQWRGFAVANTTSNLPAPYHPPTPSARPHPYYRPMAPPFPGPSYQGHHPHHYAGEEHPPQLHGQHSGAEMPAYFSPGHHYQHL